The following proteins are co-located in the Dehalococcoides mccartyi 195 genome:
- a CDS encoding reductive dehalogenase, translated as MSKLHSTLSRRDFMKGLGLAGAGLGAVAAAAPVFHDVDELTSFGSNVNKYPWYVREREIKDPTVEIDWNTLERPNANNFKSHRRPTAAEFEAAGVIGGYMTDLETPEEALTLYDYCEKEFPGWDKGYAGAGDIRSTALDNACKFMMMGQWPAEIYQGGKRINVRNAILAAGGTATFSSFLGPQAATTIRPQDFGAQKWQGTPEENFKTLRNAFRFLGCQDVGCAELDSDTVKFFHKVKGAGSGFNTGDAGGKQIAFKDIDEAYETDDEYAIPNKCKYIITFTARQSFEGTRRQAGITESFTVWYCYARYVKMICHMQEFIRGLGYQCLNMSGLYFSNPLAVITGLGEHGRMSSPAIHPKNGTTNRASGWALLTDLPVAPTKPIDFGAYKFCETCGICADACPFGLIQKGESTWENPAAAKNGLAQGQYKGWRTNNADCPHCPTCQGTCPFNSTSQSFIHDMVKVTTTNIPVFNGFFANMERFMEYGRKPQWEFWDIEQPTYGFDTTA; from the coding sequence ATGTCAAAGCTTCATAGTACACTATCCAGACGTGACTTTATGAAGGGATTGGGTCTCGCAGGGGCCGGGCTGGGTGCGGTAGCCGCAGCAGCGCCGGTATTTCATGATGTGGATGAATTAACGTCTTTCGGTTCCAATGTTAATAAATATCCCTGGTATGTCAGGGAGAGGGAAATCAAGGACCCCACGGTAGAAATTGACTGGAATACTCTTGAACGCCCGAATGCCAACAATTTTAAATCTCACCGCCGGCCTACTGCGGCCGAGTTTGAGGCTGCAGGTGTAATTGGCGGTTATATGACTGACCTTGAAACACCTGAAGAAGCGCTGACCCTGTATGATTACTGTGAGAAGGAATTCCCGGGTTGGGATAAAGGTTATGCCGGTGCGGGTGATATACGTTCCACTGCTTTGGATAATGCCTGTAAATTCATGATGATGGGGCAGTGGCCGGCCGAAATATATCAGGGCGGTAAGAGGATTAATGTCCGCAATGCCATACTGGCAGCCGGCGGTACTGCCACTTTCAGTTCTTTCCTTGGCCCTCAGGCGGCTACTACTATCCGACCGCAGGATTTTGGTGCCCAGAAATGGCAGGGTACACCTGAAGAAAACTTCAAAACCCTGCGAAACGCCTTCCGCTTCTTGGGGTGTCAGGATGTAGGCTGTGCCGAACTTGATAGCGATACTGTCAAATTCTTCCACAAGGTCAAGGGTGCCGGCAGCGGCTTCAACACCGGGGATGCAGGCGGTAAACAGATTGCCTTTAAGGATATAGATGAAGCATATGAAACTGATGACGAATATGCCATACCCAACAAATGCAAATACATTATTACCTTTACCGCCCGCCAGAGCTTTGAGGGTACTCGCCGTCAGGCCGGTATTACTGAGAGCTTCACGGTGTGGTATTGTTATGCCCGCTATGTCAAAATGATTTGCCATATGCAGGAATTCATCCGTGGTTTGGGTTATCAGTGCTTGAATATGAGCGGCTTGTATTTCTCTAATCCATTAGCCGTTATAACCGGTCTGGGTGAACATGGCCGCATGTCTTCCCCTGCCATTCACCCCAAGAACGGCACAACCAACCGGGCTAGCGGATGGGCACTTCTGACTGATTTACCGGTAGCTCCCACCAAACCCATAGACTTCGGGGCTTACAAGTTCTGTGAGACCTGCGGTATTTGTGCTGATGCCTGTCCCTTTGGTCTTATCCAGAAGGGCGAATCCACCTGGGAAAATCCGGCAGCAGCTAAGAACGGGCTGGCTCAGGGTCAATATAAAGGCTGGAGGACTAATAATGCGGATTGTCCCCACTGCCCCACCTGTCAGGGTACCTGTCCTTTTAACTCCACTTCCCAGTCCTTTATCCATGACATGGTCAAAGTAACCACCACCAATATACCGGTTTTCAACGGTTTCTTTGCTAATATGGAAAGGTTTATGGAATACGGGCGGAAACCGCAGTGGGAATTCTGGGATATTGAACAACCCACCTACGGTTTTGATACCACGGCCTAG
- a CDS encoding response regulator transcription factor, whose protein sequence is MAEENILLIDNTVELASLLKADGYQIIRAKNGIEGLIKASQSRLDLVILNQACLRLLPPELAPLIAQLSYMPVLVLGHRHESSEILEMGADSFICSPPHPRELKAKINSILRRKRKLPPEKPDGGDSKNTGRNMPNLKTPLGLTPTENRIDACLKLNQGHLIEYQSLINAVWGKHTVSLDTLHYYMRRLKSKLSDSKIIQKRGVGYWLE, encoded by the coding sequence ATGGCGGAAGAAAATATTCTCCTAATTGATAACACAGTTGAGCTGGCTTCGCTGCTGAAAGCTGATGGTTATCAAATCATACGGGCAAAAAATGGGATTGAGGGTCTTATAAAGGCCTCACAATCCCGGCTGGATTTGGTAATACTGAACCAGGCCTGCCTCAGATTGCTTCCACCTGAATTAGCTCCTTTGATAGCTCAATTATCTTATATGCCTGTACTGGTATTGGGCCACCGCCATGAATCTTCCGAGATTCTTGAGATGGGGGCAGACTCATTTATATGCTCGCCCCCTCATCCCAGAGAATTGAAAGCCAAGATTAATTCTATTCTCCGGCGCAAGCGCAAACTCCCGCCGGAAAAGCCGGACGGCGGTGACAGCAAAAATACAGGCCGTAACATGCCTAATCTCAAAACCCCGTTAGGGCTTACCCCTACTGAAAACCGGATTGATGCCTGTCTGAAGCTGAATCAGGGGCATCTTATAGAGTACCAAAGCCTTATAAATGCCGTCTGGGGTAAACACACAGTCAGTCTGGATACACTGCATTACTATATGCGGAGGCTAAAAAGCAAATTATCCGACTCCAAAATCATCCAGAAAAGAGGCGTTGGTTATTGGCTTGAATAA